A region from the Motilibacter aurantiacus genome encodes:
- a CDS encoding asparaginase domain-containing protein, with protein sequence VAATVAAAADTELPNVTILDAGGTIVSSAVGRSRWQSYGGPRVTIRDIKERISPEIDTVADVTIKDTGILGSSAATTAAELLKLTRMTDAELAKPDVDAVVINTGTNIMEELAYWSDLTVRSQKPVVFTGAMRQQNTFSFDGLANLFNAITLAASQKTTCFGTVLLMNDMFFAAREVTKTDAVRTDTFEGGRLGALGMVDELKVRTLHAPARVQHCGTPGWATPFDLTGIEADDLAKAEVVYAYLEAD encoded by the coding sequence CGTCGCCGCGACGGTGGCAGCGGCCGCCGACACGGAGCTGCCGAACGTCACGATCCTGGACGCCGGCGGGACCATCGTCTCCTCCGCCGTCGGGCGCAGCCGCTGGCAGTCGTACGGGGGTCCGCGCGTCACCATCAGGGACATCAAGGAGCGCATCAGCCCCGAGATCGACACGGTGGCCGACGTGACGATCAAGGACACCGGCATCCTCGGGAGCTCCGCGGCGACGACCGCGGCCGAGCTGCTGAAGCTGACGCGGATGACCGACGCGGAGCTGGCCAAGCCGGACGTCGACGCGGTCGTCATCAACACCGGCACGAACATCATGGAGGAGCTGGCCTACTGGTCGGACCTGACGGTGCGCAGCCAGAAGCCGGTCGTCTTCACCGGGGCCATGCGCCAGCAGAACACGTTCTCCTTCGACGGGCTGGCCAACCTCTTCAACGCCATCACGCTGGCCGCCAGCCAGAAGACGACGTGCTTCGGCACGGTGCTGCTGATGAACGACATGTTCTTCGCGGCCCGAGAGGTGACCAAGACCGACGCCGTCCGCACCGACACCTTCGAGGGCGGCCGGCTCGGCGCGCTCGGGATGGTGGACGAGCTCAAGGTGCGCACCCTGCACGCCCCCGCGCGCGTGCAGCACTGCGGGACTCCCGGCTGGGCGACGCCGTTCGATCTCACCGGCATCGAGGCCGACGACCTCGCGAAGGCCGAGGTCGTCTACGCCTACCTGGAGGCCGACG